AGTTGAGGATTTCAAGGAGAGAAGCATGTGACTAGGCTACACTTACTCAGTGTACTGGTCCATTGTCACACTCACCACCGTGGGTTATGGCGATTTGCATGCCGTTAATACCCGTGAGAAGACATTCAACATGTTCTACATGCTTTTCAACATTGGTCTAACTGCTTATCTCATTGGTAACATGACCAATCTTGTTGTCCATAGCGCTCTACGTACATTCACCATGGTAGCATCACCTCTTTCATTATTGATTTCTTTCCATTCAAACCACCAAAGGTACAACTTAACAAGTACTAACCTTCTTGCTGGTCAGAGGAGTGCGATCAATCATATACTGCGGTACACGAGCAAGAATAAGTTACCTGATATGATGAGGGAGCAGATGCTTGCACATATGCAGCTCAAGTTCAAGACTGCTGAGTTAAAGCAAGAAGAGGTTCTCCAAGACTTACCTAAGGCCATAAGATCAAGCATTAACGAACATTTATTCTGCTCCGTGATCGAGAATGCTTATCTTTTTAAAGGACTCCCTGATGGCCTCATCATCCAGCTGGTGATTCATAAACTATTCCATTTATTGCTGTTCCTTGTTAAAGAAGTCAGTAATTAATTAATGGTTCACTGTTGTTGTTGTAGGTTTCACATATAAAAGCAGAGTATTTTCCGCCAAAGATGGAGATAATATTGCAGAATGAGATTCCAACGGATTTCTACATACTTGTATCTGGAGGAGTGGTATGTCCTCAACATACtcaatatatattcaatatatataattagacttcagttgataaaaataaaaattgaaatcacAGGAGATAATTAGATCCAAGGGTGCGAGTGAACAGGTAATCTAAATATATACCTTTCgtttaatcaaaattttgaaaacacatTTAATTAGATTCAAAGACTGAACAAGAGATGTAAGAGTTGATCTATACATATATGGTGTTGAAGGTATTGGCTAAGTTAGGTCCAGGGGATATGGTAGGAGAGATTGGAGTTGTCTTCAACATTCCTCAGCCTTTCTCTGTGAGGACAAGGAGACTTTCACAAGTTATCCGAATCAGTCATCATAAGTTCAAAGAAATGGTCCAATCTGATATCGACAACTCCAAAATGATCATCACCAATTTCATGGCTGTAAATTCAACAAACTTTCTATATATAGATTCAATGAACTTAAAATACAtagttacaaacaaaaaaaaacttaaaatacatTAACAACTATTGCTTTGTAACGTAagtactgtttttttttcttcttattttcagTATCTCAAGGAATTAAATGATGAGTTGAAGAAAGAAATCCCTTTTCTTAGAGATTTATTATCTAATGCAGATGCCAAGGTGCGTTTCCTCAAGTCACATATAACATGATGCATAGTCCTCATTATCAATTGTTTTTGCGATAAgtccatattattttgtgaaagGAAACGGTTCAGACGGAAGAACCACAACAAAGTAACAATGAGGAGGTAGTTATGGTCTCGAGAGATGAGAATGAAATGAGTAAGAAACATTTCTCTCTAGATTGGGAACATAGtttgtaaagaaaaaattattttgataaaaaaaagaagtttatacagtaaaaaattatatgttctaacctttttttaaaaataaataaagatgaAAATTTAAATGCAGAGGAAGTGCCAAAAAGAGAGGGAGTTCCCAAGAGAGTGATAATTCATGGGCATCCTCCTAATCAAGATAACAACAAGAATGGTGATTCAAGTGGTAGACTTATCATTTTGCCCGATTCTCTCCCACTTCTGTTCGACATTGCTGGTCAGTTTCAATCTTCAACTACTCATATGTTtttcatctttatatttttggtatatatatacGTCTATAGATTCTGTATCAGTTCTGGAGTGTAAGTTATAAACTTTATCAATATATATGGTGGATGCAGAGAAGAAGTTGGGGAAACGGGGAAGTACGATTGTGATGGTTGATGGAGCACATATTGAACAGCTTGATGCTCTCCGAGAAGatgatcatttatatattttctaactaAGAAAATAACAATTGTGTTacagttttatttttgatatcttTCATATTACGGTCTTCCTTCTTTTTTTCGACGTGTTGAACTAATTCAAAAGATGATAATAATGAAGAAAACAACGGTAATAAAGAAATAGATTCTTCTGCCTCGCTGCAAAAGAACAAAGCAGAACAGAACATATCTCACTATATATGTAAGTTTACAAAACAATGATCGCAGATAAAAAGATACACAATTGTTCAATGTCACAGAAATCTCGTTTCCTCCTACACTAACTCCTTCTACTGTGAACTTTGCcattgatatataaatttcacAAGATGTGTAAATTCTCAACTGGATCTGTTCATCTTGTACAAAGTTGGAGACATTGTTGTGTGGTTCCGTCTAGTCTCATTTAAAAAAAGaccaaataaagaaaaatgaataTCAGATCAAAAATATCTTCAACATGGTTTAAGTAAATCAGATTAGGAGATTTTCATAGGATGGTTCGGATGATGTAGTTAGACGTAGATCCTCATAAAGCAagtagtattgtcggttgtcgaatcgtttATGTAAACTTtctcataattgtaatatcataataaatcagcattataaaagaaaaatagatacCCGTCCGATCTCGGCGCGTTACTAATTAAACGGTTCAGATTTTATTAATCCATAACATTCTTTATAGTAACGTACATACGATTCGATAAAAGAGCATTGCGCTTCCCACAAGCTCTGCTTCTCTCTTCCCTTTCAAATTATACTTCTTTCATCGCCAGTATTAATTTGTCGTTTCTGATCTGTAAACCTAATTATCCAGAATCGCCGCCCGTCAGATCAAAGTTTCAACGAGTTTgcttatcaaaataaaaacatcctTTATCTCTTCCTCGTTGCTTATACTTGCTCGATCCATCCTTTCGATCGAATCTTCCAGCTGAAATCGGGAATTTCCGGTTACTGGGTTTCGTAAAGGAACACACTTTTAGCTTATCTGAATCGTGATTGTtcgagagagaagaagagatggtTGGTGGAGGAAACAGGAGAGACGAAGGATCGATGAAGCCGATTCAGAACACCAACTTGTTCGCCGCTTTGGATACtcggaggaagaagaagaagcagtcCGATAAGGCCAAAGCTTCCTCCGAGCCTGAGCCACAGGTCTTCTGGTCACCTACTCCTCTAAAGGCTAAGGCTTGGGCCGATATCGACAGTGACGATGAAGATGATGACTATTTCGCTACcactgctcctcctcctcctcagagTGCTTCCGATGCTAAAGAGGTTAGAAAAGTCTATACCTTTCATGTGTTCATTTCTGGTGTCTCCTCCATTGTGTTCACATGCTTTGAGTGAGATACTGCTTGAAACTACTCTCGTTGATCAC
The window above is part of the Raphanus sativus cultivar WK10039 unplaced genomic scaffold, ASM80110v3 Scaffold4307, whole genome shotgun sequence genome. Proteins encoded here:
- the LOC130507307 gene encoding LOW QUALITY PROTEIN: potassium channel KAT3-like (The sequence of the model RefSeq protein was modified relative to this genomic sequence to represent the inferred CDS: substituted 1 base at 1 genomic stop codon), yielding MSMTTSEARSPVPLLLRRGRSSTALGTSEQRSPSSLLFRRRSSKDVGNITSVSSSLLPAFGTVIENDNNPSSKSFIVLPYDRRYRLWELLLVILVGYSAWASLFELAFEKAADGAIPTIDLVVDFFFAVDIVLTFFVAYLDTSTYLIVDDHKLIAKRYLKSVAFVMDVLSTLPIQSIYKAITGNIGRGQAFGFLNLLRLWRLRRVAELFKRLEKDTHFNYFVVRVIKLLCVTIFWVHTAGCILFWMAYHYPKPVDTWIGSQVEDFKERSMXLGYTYSVYWSIVTLTTVGYGDLHAVNTREKTFNMFYMLFNIGLTAYLIGNMTNLVVHSALRTFTMRSAINHILRYTSKNKLPDMMREQMLAHMQLKFKTAELKQEEVLQDLPKAIRSSINEHLFCSVIENAYLFKGLPDGLIIQLVSHIKAEYFPPKMEIILQNEIPTDFYILVSGGVEIIRSKGASEQVLAKLGPGDMVGEIGVVFNIPQPFSVRTRRLSQVIRISHHKFKEMVQSDIDNSKMIITNFMAYLKELNDELKKEIPFLRDLLSNADAKETVQTEEPQQSNNEEVVMVSRDENEMKEVPKREGVPKRVIIHGHPPNQDNNKNGDSSGRLIILPDSLPLLFDIAEKKLGKRGSTIVMVDGAHIEQLDALREDDHLYIF